A genome region from Bacillaceae bacterium IKA-2 includes the following:
- the rpoZ gene encoding DNA-directed RNA polymerase subunit omega — MLYPSIDNLLTILDSKYTLVTVSSKRARYLKDTKERDLRIKKPKSYKPVGRALEEISSGQLTFKRREEEE; from the coding sequence ATGCTATATCCATCAATCGATAATTTATTAACAATACTTGACTCGAAGTACACGTTAGTGACTGTGTCTTCGAAACGAGCACGTTACCTAAAAGACACGAAAGAAAGAGATTTAAGAATTAAAAAACCAAAATCATACAAACCAGTCGGTAGAGCACTTGAAGAAATTTCTTCAGGGCAGCTTACTTTTAAACGTCGCGAAGAAGAAGAGTAA
- the gmk gene encoding guanylate kinase — MKKERGLLIVLSGPSGVGKGTVCGALRKQDTDILYSVSATTRFARQGEIDGLSYFFKTRDQFEEMIKDDQLLEWAEYVGNYYGTPVDYVEKTLNEGNDIILEIEVQGALKVREKFQEGVFIFLMPPSLAELRNRIVNRGTETEELINNRMTVARDEIEMMNKYDYVVENDEVDFAVDRIKAIVIAEHCRKDRLIEKYKQLVEAE, encoded by the coding sequence ATGAAAAAGGAAAGAGGTTTATTAATTGTTCTTTCAGGACCATCAGGTGTCGGAAAAGGCACGGTTTGTGGCGCACTTAGAAAGCAAGATACTGATATTTTGTATTCTGTATCGGCGACAACTCGTTTTGCGCGTCAAGGAGAAATAGATGGTCTAAGCTACTTCTTTAAAACGCGGGATCAGTTTGAAGAAATGATCAAAGATGATCAGTTGTTAGAGTGGGCTGAGTATGTTGGGAATTATTATGGAACCCCAGTCGATTACGTTGAGAAAACGCTAAATGAAGGAAATGATATTATTCTTGAAATTGAAGTTCAAGGAGCCCTTAAAGTTCGTGAAAAATTTCAAGAGGGAGTTTTCATCTTTTTGATGCCACCAAGTTTGGCTGAATTAAGAAATCGAATTGTTAATCGGGGAACTGAAACTGAGGAACTTATTAATAATCGAATGACAGTTGCTAGAGACGAAATAGAGATGATGAATAAGTATGACTATGTTGTTGAAAATGATGAAGTTGATTTTGCAGTCGATAGAATTAAAGCCATTGTCATAGCTGAGCATTGTCGAAAAGACCGTTTAATAGAAAAATATAAGCAATTAGTGGAGGCTGAGTAA
- a CDS encoding DUF370 domain-containing protein has translation MNIKLINIGFGNIVSANRIISIVSPESAPIKRIIQEARERNMLIDATYGRRTRAVIIADSDHVILSAVQPETVAQRLSNKDDASDD, from the coding sequence ATGAACATTAAACTTATAAATATCGGTTTTGGGAATATTGTTTCAGCAAATCGAATTATCTCTATTGTTAGTCCAGAATCCGCTCCGATAAAAAGAATTATTCAAGAGGCAAGAGAGAGAAACATGCTTATTGATGCTACATATGGTAGAAGAACAAGAGCTGTTATTATTGCCGATAGTGACCATGTCATTTTGTCTGCTGTTCAACCAGAAACGGTTGCGCAACGTTTATCAAATAAAGATGATGCTTCTGATGACTAG
- a CDS encoding YicC/YloC family endoribonuclease encodes MIVSMTGYGQAFMENENYRINVEMKSVNHRFSEITIRMPRQFLFLEDKLKKQVSQYVQRGKVDVFLAVEGEGLAQRKLQVDWDLLTEFYQVHSKAQEKLGVNQQLSLENMILHPDVVTVLEKENQSETFVEQIVTTTEKAVVQLLQMRQKEGESLVADLKQRVERLLMLVTDVKTYAPQVVDFYRNRLINRVNEFLEGKLDVDESRILTEVAIFAEKANVDEEITRLNSHLEQFLSILVPVTRASVGRKLDFLVQEMNREANTIGSKSNDIHINRQVVEIKAELEKMKEQVQNIE; translated from the coding sequence ATGATAGTAAGTATGACAGGGTATGGTCAAGCATTTATGGAAAATGAAAATTATCGGATTAATGTTGAAATGAAGTCAGTGAATCATCGCTTTTCAGAAATAACGATTCGAATGCCACGACAATTTTTATTTTTAGAAGACAAACTAAAAAAACAAGTGAGTCAGTATGTTCAACGTGGTAAGGTGGATGTATTTCTAGCAGTCGAAGGCGAAGGACTAGCGCAAAGGAAATTGCAAGTTGATTGGGATTTATTGACTGAATTTTATCAAGTTCATTCTAAAGCTCAAGAAAAACTTGGTGTAAATCAGCAGTTGTCATTAGAAAATATGATACTTCACCCTGATGTTGTCACTGTGTTGGAAAAAGAAAACCAATCTGAGACTTTTGTAGAGCAAATTGTTACAACAACTGAAAAAGCAGTTGTTCAACTTTTACAAATGCGTCAAAAGGAAGGCGAGAGTCTTGTTGCTGATTTAAAGCAAAGAGTGGAGAGGCTACTAATGTTAGTAACCGATGTAAAAACATATGCGCCGCAAGTAGTTGATTTTTATCGTAATCGGTTAATTAATAGAGTAAATGAATTTTTAGAAGGTAAATTAGATGTTGACGAAAGTAGGATCTTAACTGAGGTAGCTATTTTTGCTGAAAAAGCAAATGTAGATGAGGAAATAACAAGGTTAAATAGCCATTTAGAGCAATTTTTATCAATTTTAGTCCCAGTAACCAGAGCCTCTGTCGGAAGAAAGCTTGATTTTCTCGTTCAAGAGATGAATAGAGAAGCCAATACAATTGGCTCAAAATCTAACGATATTCATATTAATAGACAAGTAGTAGAGATAAAAGCAGAACTAGAAAAAATGAAAGAACAAGTCCAAAATATTGAATAA